A section of the Telopea speciosissima isolate NSW1024214 ecotype Mountain lineage chromosome 3, Tspe_v1, whole genome shotgun sequence genome encodes:
- the LOC122655172 gene encoding receptor-like protein 9b yields the protein MALLLLTTGWKMTVVIGHAYLSCGLFHSTYCVVSISLFGKRDVQGVGNKWYPNASLFTHFEELQSLYLVGNNIGGWIMLEVLCELRNLEALYLGGNSLDDGGLPRCLARCGLPSLRVIYLQHNSFNLSAPLLSALCGLRNLRVLDLSHNVLSNGSLPPCMLDTFSSLESLSLWNFTFEQSPNLLTALCGATRNLRKLDLSDSNLNVERIPPCPQQNLSSLANLNLRGTFTKNYSTALLKGLICGWKKLKVLDLRRNGLSDESLPSCLFHNNSMLEELYLSSNNLKGSLGFSIGTTNAVI from the exons ATGGCTCTGCTCTTGTTAACAACTGGGTGGAAGATGACTGTTGTAATTGGGCATGCATATCTGTCATGCGGCTTGTTTCATTCCACATACTGTGTAGTTTCTATTAGTCTCTTTGGCAAAAGAGATGTTCAAGGAGTGGGGAATAAATGGTACCCAAATGCTTCTTTATTTACTCATTTCGAAGAGTTACAATCCCTATATTTAGTTGGTAACAATATTGGAGGTTGGATTATGCTAGAAG TATTATGTGAACTACGGAATCTCGAAGCGTTGTATCTAGGTGGGAATAGTCTGGATGATGGAGGCCTTCCAAGGTGCCTTGCACGTTGTGGCCTTCCATCTTTGAGAGTGATTTATTTACAACACAATTCATTCAACCTGTCAGCTCCTCTTTTATCAG CATTATGTGGATTAAGGAATCTCCGTGTGTTAGATCTAAGCCATAATGTTCTTAGTAATGGAAGTCTACCGCCTTGCATGTTGGATACATTCTCTTCGTTGGAAAGTCTCTCCTTATGGAACTTTACTTTTGAACAATCGCCTAATTTGCTAACAG CATTATGTGGAGCAACAAGGAATCTTAGGAAATTGGATTTAAGTGATAGCAATCTCAATGTGGAACGTATACCACCTTGTCCACAACAAAATCTTTCTTCTTTGGCAAATCTTAATCTACGAGGCacttttaccaaaaattacTCAACTGCTCTCTTGAAAG GATTAATATGTGGGTGGAAGAAACTCAAAGTGTTGGATCTACGTCGGAATGGTCTCAGTGATGAAAGCTTACCATCTTGCCTATTCCATAACAACTCTATGCTCGAAGAACTTTATCTATCATCGAATAATTTAAAAGGTTCGCTTGGCTTCTCAATAGGTACCACCAATGCAGTAATTTAG